One genomic region from Streptomyces sp. NBC_01431 encodes:
- a CDS encoding hemerythrin domain-containing protein has translation MGHGGNVIDELQADHREVEEFFEKMQALPAHDEKRRDIADQLTIELVRHSVAEEMYLYPAVRKHLPGGDALADQEIKDHSTVEQLLKELERAKVGDARFDTLVQQLIQEVSAHIADEEQHLFPALARGVQTATLDELGDKIRTAKKFAPTRPHPGAPSTPPANKLLAPGTGLVDRARDFVTGRGRS, from the coding sequence ATGGGACACGGCGGAAACGTCATCGACGAACTCCAGGCAGACCACCGCGAGGTGGAGGAGTTCTTCGAGAAGATGCAGGCCTTGCCCGCGCACGACGAGAAGCGCCGGGACATCGCGGACCAGTTGACCATCGAGCTGGTGCGGCATTCCGTGGCGGAGGAGATGTACCTCTACCCCGCGGTACGCAAGCACCTGCCGGGCGGCGACGCGCTGGCGGACCAGGAGATCAAGGACCACTCCACCGTCGAGCAGCTGCTCAAGGAACTTGAGCGGGCGAAGGTCGGGGACGCCCGGTTCGACACCCTCGTACAGCAGTTGATCCAGGAGGTCAGCGCGCACATCGCCGACGAGGAGCAGCACCTCTTCCCCGCTCTGGCCCGCGGCGTCCAGACCGCGACCCTTGACGAACTCGGCGACAAGATCCGCACGGCGAAGAAGTTCGCGCCCACGCGTCCGCACCCCGGCGCGCCCAGCACCCCGCCCGCCAACAAGCTCCTCGCGCCGGGAACAGGACTGGTCGACCGGGCCCGGGACTTCGTCACCGGTCGCGGCAGGTCATGA
- a CDS encoding class III lanthipeptide, with translation MSVLKLQNLQPRVASNSASVVSLTSSGSSCCSEKPR, from the coding sequence ATGAGCGTTCTGAAGCTCCAGAACCTGCAACCGCGCGTCGCGTCCAACAGTGCCAGCGTCGTCAGCCTGACGAGCAGCGGCAGCAGTTGCTGTTCCGAGAAGCCCAGGTGA
- the lanKC gene encoding class III lanthionine synthetase LanKC — translation MRNERWVYRFLFAWNDTLFFDPLDVTYQPRSDHFLAGLEEAVRARFVRSGIWWSHRLNPELPTQGWKIHVSAGLRDVRQVAASVIDYLTDRHIDFKIALDLNVYEMLNSKAMSRGSGGKLVTVYPRDDDEFRTCLADLARVLEGVDGAYVLSDLRYRDGKALYFRYGQFLDTHTVDVLGRRMPHILGPDGPVPDDRRPGYAQPWWVPWPFSDWKPAEEAEEDGGLLGGRFRVTGAIQFSNSGGVYTAEDTADDDRPVVLKEARPHTNVNPRQDHDAVDILGREWMFLNKLADVGSYPVPIATFQHWEHHYIAEGFVDGSDIRSVLLERNPLARPGFDIERSREFLHIFITVFRGLARAIRAAHERQVILTDLTAANLLIDPDTYDVTIVDLEACRLAGGAEESLTKPVELFTPGFSLSRARFEAYGTEGDLYALATTMAYFIFPIAAMSFLREDILDTYRVFIDGLGWPERIHRLLTDLAAARIGLTDVLRELEHEAELLDQVGTAPRRPVAEEEFGLGEAEAGVAAFVAAVADGERDSLFPVDPFAHVTNPLSLGFGASGVLWALNSSGIVIRPEWRDWLGGRLESLDADRYPDGLMSGLAGIAWAADSLGLSTRARELLDRANDRAFDSGDYSFYYGLAGVGMTNLRFFLRGHDPRDLAAALECAQALCDTVQRDGARAYWLNEFATDGPLTGLGFGQAGVAMFLLRMHQITGEERYLRLGQDALSWEMAHARPIEDGGPIMFEHEGTMEPYVEVGSAGVAQVLLRYGDLANARTVLRGLDVRHSVLPGYAFGMSGVADALLDAAEFTGDRSYRDTALRQLRFVREVFLFEPAERHGVPRVAGVTPLGVPGEGLLRCACDYLTGSAGVLRVLHRANNGGTADFLLDEAAR, via the coding sequence ATGCGCAACGAACGATGGGTCTACCGATTCCTCTTCGCCTGGAACGACACGCTGTTCTTCGACCCGCTCGACGTCACCTACCAACCAAGGTCCGACCACTTCCTCGCAGGGCTCGAAGAGGCGGTGCGGGCGCGGTTCGTCCGCAGCGGCATCTGGTGGAGCCATCGGCTCAACCCCGAGCTGCCGACGCAAGGGTGGAAGATCCATGTGTCGGCGGGCCTGCGTGACGTGCGTCAGGTCGCCGCCTCGGTGATCGACTATCTGACGGACCGCCACATCGACTTCAAGATCGCGCTCGACCTCAACGTGTACGAGATGCTCAACTCCAAGGCCATGTCCAGGGGCAGCGGCGGCAAACTGGTCACCGTCTACCCGCGCGACGACGACGAGTTCAGGACGTGCCTGGCCGATCTGGCCCGCGTCCTTGAGGGCGTGGACGGCGCGTACGTGCTCTCGGATCTGCGCTACCGGGACGGCAAGGCGCTCTATTTCCGCTACGGCCAGTTCCTCGACACCCACACCGTCGATGTCCTAGGGCGCCGGATGCCGCACATCCTCGGGCCGGACGGGCCGGTCCCCGACGACCGGCGTCCCGGGTACGCCCAGCCGTGGTGGGTGCCCTGGCCGTTCAGCGACTGGAAGCCCGCCGAGGAGGCCGAGGAGGACGGGGGTCTGCTCGGCGGCCGGTTCCGTGTGACGGGGGCGATCCAGTTCTCCAACAGCGGCGGGGTCTACACCGCCGAGGACACCGCGGACGACGACCGGCCGGTGGTGCTCAAGGAGGCCCGTCCCCACACCAACGTCAACCCCCGTCAGGACCATGACGCCGTGGACATCCTCGGCCGGGAGTGGATGTTCCTGAACAAGCTGGCCGACGTCGGCTCCTACCCGGTCCCGATCGCCACGTTCCAGCACTGGGAGCACCACTACATCGCCGAGGGGTTCGTGGACGGCTCCGACATCCGCTCGGTGCTGCTGGAGCGCAACCCGCTCGCGCGCCCGGGGTTCGACATCGAGCGGTCGCGGGAGTTCCTGCACATCTTCATCACGGTCTTCCGCGGCCTCGCCCGTGCGATCCGGGCCGCGCACGAGCGCCAGGTGATCCTCACCGATCTCACCGCCGCGAACCTGCTGATCGACCCCGACACCTACGACGTGACCATCGTCGATCTGGAGGCGTGCCGGCTGGCCGGGGGCGCCGAGGAGTCGCTGACGAAGCCGGTCGAACTGTTCACACCCGGGTTCAGCCTGTCCCGCGCCCGCTTCGAGGCGTACGGAACGGAGGGCGACCTGTACGCCCTGGCGACCACGATGGCGTACTTCATCTTCCCGATCGCGGCCATGTCGTTCCTGCGCGAGGACATCCTCGACACCTATCGGGTCTTCATCGACGGCCTGGGCTGGCCCGAGCGGATCCACCGGCTGCTCACCGACCTGGCCGCGGCGCGGATCGGCCTCACCGACGTACTCCGGGAGCTGGAGCACGAGGCCGAGCTGCTCGACCAGGTCGGGACCGCGCCGCGCCGACCGGTGGCCGAGGAGGAGTTCGGGCTCGGGGAGGCCGAGGCCGGGGTGGCCGCGTTCGTGGCCGCGGTCGCCGACGGGGAGCGGGATTCGCTCTTCCCCGTCGACCCGTTCGCACACGTCACCAACCCGCTGAGCCTCGGCTTCGGGGCGAGCGGCGTCCTGTGGGCGCTGAACTCCTCGGGCATCGTGATCCGGCCCGAGTGGCGCGACTGGCTGGGCGGCAGGCTGGAGAGTCTCGATGCGGACCGGTATCCGGACGGGCTCATGAGCGGTCTCGCCGGCATCGCCTGGGCGGCCGACTCCCTCGGACTCAGCACGCGGGCAAGGGAGTTGCTGGACCGGGCCAATGACCGGGCGTTCGACAGCGGCGACTACTCCTTCTACTACGGCCTCGCCGGGGTCGGCATGACGAACCTGCGCTTCTTCCTGCGCGGCCACGACCCGCGCGATCTCGCCGCCGCCCTCGAATGCGCGCAAGCGCTGTGCGACACCGTCCAGCGCGACGGCGCACGGGCCTACTGGCTGAACGAGTTCGCGACCGACGGGCCGCTGACGGGTCTCGGGTTCGGACAGGCCGGCGTCGCGATGTTCCTGCTGCGGATGCACCAGATCACCGGCGAGGAACGGTATCTGCGGCTCGGACAGGACGCGCTCTCCTGGGAGATGGCACACGCCCGGCCCATCGAGGACGGCGGCCCGATCATGTTCGAGCACGAAGGGACCATGGAGCCGTACGTAGAGGTGGGTTCCGCCGGAGTGGCCCAAGTGCTGCTCCGATACGGGGACTTGGCCAACGCGCGTACCGTCCTGCGGGGTCTGGACGTTCGGCACTCGGTGCTGCCGGGGTACGCCTTCGGCATGAGCGGGGTGGCTGACGCGCTGCTGGACGCGGCCGAGTTCACCGGGGACCGCTCCTACCGGGACACCGCGCTGCGGCAACTCCGCTTCGTCCGCGAGGTCTTCCTGTTCGAGCCCGCCGAGCGCCACGGGGTGCCGCGTGTTGCCGGAGTGACACCGTTGGGCGTTCCCGGTGAGGGGCTGTTGCGCTGCGCCTGCGACTACCTGACGGGCTCGGCGGGCGTGCTGCGGGTGCTGCACCGCGCGAACAACGGGGGCACGGCCGACTTCCTGCTGGACGAGGCGGCGCGGTGA
- a CDS encoding ABC transporter ATP-binding protein, with translation MNQLWHTLRGHRTPFVVILVAEATTGGLEALLHPLLLKALFDQAILTADFRRFLVLGAGYLLLGLTLNLAGYWISRCRKRFENDFTLVLETELLGRTLGLDSRKLSEAGNASYVSRIHNDVSEGMLPAVDVCIQIARQTVSSVVFLGVLLYLSWQASLILLVIVPPLILVSNRLAKRIEDNTEPEREAEARYINKLTRTLESFHALRGLPSLVAGTRAANQEALGGFLGITFFNYRLSLKQKTLSDLVMNLSDTASMVIGAFFVFSGRMSFGSFLAFVNSLWRAVTGIFDLVNLIPQARRSSAVLKRIETLRESGAGTYHDEGPVVLVRGAEVKYSDGAVSVEDFELAAGEHVLLRGPNGCGKTTLLHIISGTLAPDAGTVTLPPRVASLTTPVNLPPLPVRDLVADERLRTSMDLDALADQLPSELSSGQRQRVGVAALLSEDADVYLADEPFANLDDTGKDLVFRMLRERTDGRALLVVHHGDEDLDSRFDRVATWAGADALS, from the coding sequence GTGAACCAGTTGTGGCACACCCTGCGGGGCCACCGGACTCCGTTCGTGGTGATCCTCGTCGCCGAGGCGACGACCGGCGGACTCGAAGCCCTGCTGCACCCGCTGCTGCTCAAGGCCCTGTTCGACCAGGCGATCCTGACCGCCGACTTCCGCAGGTTCCTCGTGCTCGGCGCCGGATACCTCCTGCTCGGCCTGACCCTCAACCTCGCGGGCTACTGGATCTCCCGCTGCCGCAAGCGGTTCGAGAACGACTTCACACTGGTCCTGGAGACGGAGCTGCTCGGCCGCACCCTCGGCCTGGACAGCCGCAAGCTGTCCGAGGCGGGGAACGCCTCCTACGTCAGCCGGATCCACAACGACGTGTCGGAGGGGATGCTGCCGGCCGTCGACGTGTGCATCCAGATCGCGCGGCAGACGGTGTCCTCGGTCGTCTTCCTCGGTGTGCTGCTGTACCTGTCCTGGCAGGCCAGCCTCATCCTGCTGGTCATCGTGCCGCCGCTGATCCTGGTCAGCAACCGCCTGGCCAAGCGGATCGAGGACAACACCGAGCCCGAACGCGAGGCGGAGGCGCGGTACATCAACAAGCTGACCCGGACGCTGGAGTCCTTCCACGCGCTGCGTGGCCTGCCGTCACTGGTGGCGGGCACCCGGGCCGCCAACCAGGAGGCACTGGGCGGGTTCCTCGGCATCACCTTCTTCAACTACCGGCTGTCGTTGAAGCAGAAGACCCTCAGCGACCTGGTCATGAACCTGTCCGACACCGCTTCGATGGTCATCGGGGCCTTCTTCGTCTTCTCCGGCCGGATGTCGTTCGGTAGTTTCCTCGCCTTCGTGAACTCGCTGTGGCGGGCCGTCACCGGCATCTTCGACCTCGTGAACCTGATTCCGCAGGCCCGGCGCAGCAGCGCCGTCCTCAAGCGGATCGAGACGCTGCGCGAGTCCGGGGCCGGCACCTATCACGACGAAGGGCCCGTGGTGCTGGTGCGCGGTGCGGAGGTCAAGTACAGCGACGGCGCGGTGTCGGTCGAGGACTTCGAACTGGCCGCCGGTGAGCACGTGCTGCTTCGCGGCCCCAACGGCTGTGGAAAGACCACCCTGTTGCACATCATCTCCGGGACGCTCGCCCCCGACGCCGGGACGGTCACCCTGCCGCCACGGGTGGCGAGCCTGACCACGCCGGTGAACCTGCCGCCGCTGCCGGTGCGTGATCTGGTCGCCGACGAGCGGCTGCGCACGTCGATGGACCTGGACGCCCTCGCCGACCAGTTGCCGTCGGAGCTGTCGTCCGGCCAGCGCCAGCGGGTCGGTGTCGCGGCCCTCCTGTCCGAGGACGCGGACGTCTACCTCGCCGACGAGCCGTTCGCGAACCTCGACGACACCGGCAAGGACCTGGTGTTCCGGATGCTGCGCGAACGGACCGACGGTCGGGCGCTGCTGGTCGTGCACCACGGGGACGAGGACCTCGACAGCCGCTTCGACCGGGTGGCGACCTGGGCCGGGGCCGACGCGCTCTCCTGA
- a CDS encoding glycoside hydrolase family 15 protein, with translation MTRTTGRARTAGTPAPHTLREYALIADGERGALIGPHGDIAWMCTPRWDSDAVFATLIGGPGLYALTPLGRYVWGGYYENGTLIWRSRWITEGGIVECREALAMPADPHRAVLLRRLTAVDGEAHLAVSLAPAAGFGADRSQLPHRDESDTWSARTGSLRWRWTGVPEARPARFGHRGGLAAELTLRPGERRDLVLEISHHALPKAPDPSSLWKTTETAWDREVPSLEHALAPEDARHAYTVLRGLTGSSGGMVAAVTTSLPERAETGRNYDYRYVWIRDQCYAGQAVAAAGGHPLLDDAVRFVAARLHEDGPRMAPAYTATGGRVPDQRELGLPGYPGGGSRVGNWVNRQFQLDAFGEALLLFAAAHRHGRLDADGWRAVEIAADTVARRRNDADAGIWELDDQHWTHSRLICVAGLRAVAQAAPSPSKAAAWASLADIVLAETTASSVHPSGRWQRSTRDPALDGALLIPPLRGAVAADDPRTTSTLRAYTGELTRDHYAYRFRHDQRPLGEAEGAFLLCGYLMAMAEHQQGNQAEAVRWFERSRSACGPPGLFAEEYDISQRQLRGNLPQAFVHAIMLESAVRLTAPPGHSASQFAG, from the coding sequence GTGACCCGCACAACCGGACGTGCGCGCACAGCGGGCACTCCCGCACCGCACACGCTGCGCGAGTACGCGCTGATCGCCGACGGCGAGCGCGGAGCCCTCATCGGCCCGCACGGTGACATCGCCTGGATGTGCACGCCGCGCTGGGACTCCGACGCCGTCTTCGCCACCCTCATCGGTGGCCCCGGTCTCTACGCGCTCACCCCGCTCGGGCGCTACGTCTGGGGCGGCTACTACGAGAACGGCACCCTCATCTGGCGCAGCCGCTGGATCACCGAAGGGGGCATCGTGGAATGCCGCGAGGCGCTTGCCATGCCGGCCGACCCGCACCGGGCCGTCCTGCTGCGCCGCCTGACGGCCGTCGACGGGGAAGCCCACCTCGCTGTGAGCCTGGCACCGGCCGCGGGTTTCGGCGCCGACCGGTCCCAGCTGCCGCACCGCGACGAAAGCGACACGTGGAGTGCCCGCACCGGAAGCCTGCGCTGGCGCTGGACCGGCGTGCCCGAGGCTCGCCCCGCGCGCTTCGGGCACCGTGGCGGCCTGGCCGCGGAGTTGACGCTCCGGCCCGGCGAGCGCCGCGACCTCGTACTGGAAATCTCCCACCACGCGTTGCCAAAGGCGCCCGACCCCAGCAGTCTGTGGAAGACGACGGAGACGGCCTGGGACCGCGAAGTCCCCTCCCTCGAACACGCCCTGGCACCCGAGGACGCCCGCCACGCCTACACCGTGCTGCGCGGCCTGACCGGTTCGTCCGGCGGCATGGTCGCGGCCGTCACCACCAGCCTTCCCGAGCGGGCGGAAACCGGCCGCAACTACGACTACCGCTATGTGTGGATCCGCGACCAGTGCTACGCCGGTCAGGCGGTGGCCGCCGCCGGGGGACATCCCTTGCTGGACGACGCCGTACGTTTCGTCGCGGCCCGCCTTCACGAGGACGGGCCCCGGATGGCGCCCGCCTACACGGCCACCGGAGGCCGGGTTCCCGACCAGCGCGAGCTCGGCCTGCCCGGCTATCCCGGTGGCGGCAGCCGCGTCGGGAACTGGGTCAACCGTCAGTTCCAGCTCGACGCCTTCGGCGAAGCGCTGCTGCTGTTCGCCGCCGCTCACCGCCACGGCCGTCTCGATGCGGACGGCTGGCGGGCGGTGGAGATCGCGGCCGACACCGTCGCCCGGCGCCGCAACGATGCCGACGCGGGCATCTGGGAACTCGACGACCAGCACTGGACGCACAGCCGGCTGATCTGTGTCGCCGGGCTGAGAGCCGTGGCGCAGGCAGCCCCGTCGCCCAGCAAGGCCGCCGCCTGGGCGTCACTCGCCGACATCGTCCTCGCGGAAACGACGGCGAGCAGCGTTCACCCTTCGGGCCGCTGGCAGCGATCGACCCGTGACCCCGCCCTGGACGGCGCCCTGCTGATACCGCCCCTGCGCGGAGCCGTGGCGGCCGACGACCCCCGCACCACCAGCACTCTGCGGGCCTACACCGGCGAACTCACCCGGGACCACTACGCCTACCGCTTCCGCCACGACCAGCGCCCACTGGGGGAAGCCGAGGGAGCGTTCCTGCTCTGCGGTTATCTGATGGCCATGGCCGAACACCAGCAGGGCAACCAGGCCGAGGCGGTGCGCTGGTTCGAACGCAGCCGCTCGGCCTGCGGGCCACCCGGCCTGTTCGCGGAGGAGTACGACATCAGCCAGCGCCAGCTCCGCGGCAACCTGCCGCAGGCTTTCGTCCACGCGATCATGCTCGAAAGCGCCGTTCGTCTCACGGCCCCGCCCGGCCACAGCGCGTCTCAGTTCGCTGGCTGA